Proteins from a genomic interval of Macaca thibetana thibetana isolate TM-01 chromosome 17, ASM2454274v1, whole genome shotgun sequence:
- the LOC126940844 gene encoding uncharacterized protein LOC126940844: protein MRTCPFTYPRCLSGIPRCPHVSLRHPQVSSRVSQVSPGVLTCLSGIPRYPPMSLRHPQVSPGVLMSLRHPQVSSRVSQVSPGVSQVSPGVSQASPRVLTCLSGVPSPVESSLY from the exons ATGAGAACCTGTCCGTTCACCTATCCCAGGTGTCTCTCAGGCATCCCCAGGTGTCCTCATGTGTCTCTCAGGCATCCCCAG GTGTCCTCACGTGTCTCTCAGGTGTCCCCAGGTGTCCTCACGTGTCTCTCAG GCATCCCCAGGTATCCTCCCATGTCTCTCAGGCATCCCCAGGTGTCCCCAGGTGTCCTCATGTCTCTCAGGCATCCCCAG GTGTCCTCACGTGTCTCTCAGGTGTCCCCAGGTGTCTCTCAGGTGTCCCCAGGTGTCTCTCAGGCATCCCCACGTGTCCTCACATGTCTCTCAGGTGTCCCCAGCCCTGTAGAGAGCTCTCTGTACTGA